The Danio rerio strain Tuebingen ecotype United States chromosome 1, GRCz12tu, whole genome shotgun sequence genome includes a region encoding these proteins:
- the gpank1 gene encoding G patch domain and ankyrin repeat-containing protein 1 isoform a (isoform a is encoded by transcript variant 1) — protein MNNPVYFTRAKQEETLWIEKKKEDKQTISGVEARDFYQSLLQERDRERPRDGEAAASRRAKRRTEPNRRRREARRLEASTVQPVCTERDGHKLLQCAQEGNIRALKDLLRRGCDVNFRDDFFWTGVMCASQAGQTEAVRLLLEHGAAWVGVVDKQGRDARDLALQAGHQDVVRELEQFNVPETTNTSITNNADSVTSQWCNVCAVHYTDSTETHNRSTLHQFSELHPPATPQYCLPSSSTSYKMMLRLGWDPSSGLGPGHSGRKNPVSTILKRDQAGLGYGTAPQPKVTHFQPKDPQAVRHIFKEKRLRQERGSTLSAKELKKKEDRDKRWEIDYRSSFNFDF, from the exons ATGAACAACCCAGTCTACTTCACCAGAGCCAAACAAGAGGAGACGCTCTggatagaaaaaaagaaagaagacaagCAAACAATTTCTGGGGTTGAGGCCAGAGACTTTTACCAAAGCCTCTTacaagagagagatagagaaaggCCAAGAGatggagaagcagcagcaagTAGAAGAGCAAAAAGACGAACAG AACCCAATCGAAGAAGAAGAGAAGCAAGAAGGCTAGAAGCTTCCACTGTGCAGCCAGTTTGCACGGAGCGTGATGGACACAAACTCCTGCAGTGCGCCCAGGAAGGCAACATTCGGGCCCTGAAAGACCTCTTACGACGTGGCTGTGATGTCAACTTCCGGGATGATTTTTTCTGGACAGGTGTGATGTGTGCGAGTCAGGCAGGACAAACAGAAGCCGTTCGGCTGCTCCTGGAGCATGGGGCCGCTTGGGTTGGAGTCGTGGACAAACAG gGCAGAGATGCTCGAGATCTGGCGCTGCAGGCCGGTCATCAGGATGTAGTGAGGGAGTTGGAGCAATTTAATGTGCCAGAGACCACAAACACATCTATAACAAACAATGCAGACAG TGTTACTTCTCAGTGGTGTAATGTGTGTGCTGTACATTACACAGACAGCACTGAAACCCACAACAGATCCACACTGCATCAATTCAGTGAACTTCATCCTCCAGCCACCCCTCAATACTGCCTGCCCTCATCCAGCACCAGCTATAAAATGATGCTCCGCTTGGGGTGGGACCCTTCCTCTGGACTTGGACCTGGCCACTCTGGCCGCAAAAACCCAGTAAGCACGATACTAAAGAGAGATCAGGCGGGTCTGGGATATGGGACTGCCCCGCAACCCAAAGTCACTCACTTCCAGCCCAAAGATCCTCAGGCAGTGCGGCACATATTTAAAGAGAAAAGACTGAGACAGGAGAGAGGGTCCACACTCAGTGCTAAAGAACTTAAGAAGAAAGAAGACAGAGACAAGAGATGGGAGATAGACTACCGTTCCTCGTTTAACTTTGACTTTTGA
- the gpank1 gene encoding G patch domain and ankyrin repeat-containing protein 1 isoform b (isoform b is encoded by transcript variant 3) yields the protein MNNPVYFTRAKQEETLWIEKKKEDKQTISGVEARDFYQSLLQERDRERPRDGEAAASRRAKRRTEPNRRRREARRLEASTVQPVCTERDGHKLLQCAQEGNIRALKDLLRRGCDVNFRDDFFWTGVMCASQAGQTEAVRLLLEHGAAWVGVVDKQGRDARDLALQAGHQDVVRELEQFNVPETTNTSITNNADRLDDLVCRCPNIVHF from the exons ATGAACAACCCAGTCTACTTCACCAGAGCCAAACAAGAGGAGACGCTCTggatagaaaaaaagaaagaagacaagCAAACAATTTCTGGGGTTGAGGCCAGAGACTTTTACCAAAGCCTCTTacaagagagagatagagaaaggCCAAGAGatggagaagcagcagcaagTAGAAGAGCAAAAAGACGAACAG AACCCAATCGAAGAAGAAGAGAAGCAAGAAGGCTAGAAGCTTCCACTGTGCAGCCAGTTTGCACGGAGCGTGATGGACACAAACTCCTGCAGTGCGCCCAGGAAGGCAACATTCGGGCCCTGAAAGACCTCTTACGACGTGGCTGTGATGTCAACTTCCGGGATGATTTTTTCTGGACAGGTGTGATGTGTGCGAGTCAGGCAGGACAAACAGAAGCCGTTCGGCTGCTCCTGGAGCATGGGGCCGCTTGGGTTGGAGTCGTGGACAAACAG gGCAGAGATGCTCGAGATCTGGCGCTGCAGGCCGGTCATCAGGATGTAGTGAGGGAGTTGGAGCAATTTAATGTGCCAGAGACCACAAACACATCTATAACAAACAATGCAGACAGGTTAGATGATTTAGTGTGCAGATGTCCAAacattgttcatttttaa